Proteins co-encoded in one uncultured Draconibacterium sp. genomic window:
- a CDS encoding sugar phosphate isomerase/epimerase family protein codes for MKTNRRNFLRTTAAATAGTMLVSPAFAINSSKSRYQISLAEWSFHKALFANEMTNLEFPKVTRELGIDGVEYVNQFFKDKAKDEKYLGELKKIAKNEGVTNVLIMCDGEGMVGHPEKAERIKTVENHKKWVDAAAYLGCHSIRVNAGSRGTYEEQQKLAADGLRMLCEYGDTQKINIIVENHGGLSSNGEWLSGVMKIVDHKRVGTLPDFGNFTIDRETGEQYDRYKGVELLMPYAKGVSAKTNVFNAEGDEANMDYYRLMKIVDDAGYKGFVGIEFEGTELSERDGVIATKALLEKVLKTL; via the coding sequence ATGAAAACAAATCGTAGAAACTTTTTAAGAACTACAGCTGCTGCTACTGCAGGAACGATGCTTGTTTCGCCGGCATTTGCGATAAACAGTTCAAAATCGCGTTACCAGATTTCACTTGCCGAATGGTCGTTTCACAAGGCTTTGTTTGCCAACGAAATGACAAACCTCGAATTCCCGAAAGTTACCCGTGAGCTTGGAATTGACGGAGTGGAATATGTAAACCAGTTTTTTAAAGACAAAGCAAAGGATGAAAAATACCTGGGAGAATTAAAGAAAATTGCAAAAAACGAAGGTGTTACCAACGTGCTGATAATGTGTGATGGCGAAGGGATGGTTGGTCATCCGGAAAAAGCAGAGCGTATAAAAACCGTTGAAAATCATAAAAAATGGGTTGATGCCGCGGCCTATCTTGGCTGCCATTCAATTCGTGTAAATGCCGGAAGCAGGGGGACTTACGAAGAGCAGCAAAAACTTGCCGCCGACGGATTACGCATGCTGTGCGAATATGGCGACACCCAAAAAATTAACATTATTGTTGAAAACCATGGCGGACTATCGAGCAATGGAGAATGGCTTTCGGGAGTAATGAAAATAGTTGACCACAAGCGGGTGGGCACTTTGCCCGATTTCGGAAACTTTACTATTGACCGAGAAACAGGTGAACAATACGATCGCTACAAAGGGGTTGAACTTTTAATGCCCTACGCAAAAGGAGTGAGTGCAAAAACCAATGTATTTAATGCAGAAGGCGACGAAGCTAATATGGATTATTACCGCCTGATGAAAATTGTTGACGATGCCGGATACAAAGGATTTGTGGGTATTGAATTTGAAGGCACCGAGCTTTCGGAACGCGACGGAGTAATAGCCACAAAAGCACTTCTTGAAAAAGTGCTTAAAACATTATAG
- a CDS encoding efflux RND transporter permease subunit: protein MKFIINRKIFISMLFLGLTMLGYISYKQLPVELMPNAELPMLYVQIQSRIEVDPTYLENQAVIPVEGAIGTMEGIEDMESSINNRSASIQVNFKQNVNFKYTFLKLQEKIDLIAGELDDNFIVTVNRVDLDQLSNQFMELQIRGSGGVDRVRNIVDQEVTSQMENIDGVASVSVFGGKERSIEVTYDAGACEAYGITPAQIRSAISGNSTNRTFTGYLHDAQKQYFVHVTAEYDKVSDIENIVVADGPIYLKDVADVFFGVKEETSISRINGLDAVSMSLVSDSQANLIELSHNVQEEIAELNKKLAAKDVEIVVQTNQAETMEKNIDQIIDLALVGGFLAIFVLWMFLKNLRIVSFIALAIPISVFTAFNLFYAFNISLNSLTLVGLVLAIGMLLDNSIVVLENIYRLSGNKMSPEQSVTQGTKEVWRSIVAATLTTVTVFLPFVFASDYMVKLLGNHVGVSIISTLIVSLFVALLLIPMAAHVLLRKKREHNVFYEKVTTNNRIVQIYILLLKASMRVPARTIIGALVFFFLTVFIVLAISVTNLQEVDEEEFNIYVTMPTGTTLEATDKVVSDVESRLEDIAEKQDLSANIEAEEAILTFILRDDYKDIDDRTIAEIKKDVEDRLRNVSQGEVGLQAPMSSARFRGGGGGGGLSGMQGFQQFMGIGSDQERVVIKGENFEVMKGVAEDLLYYIEDLETISRANISVANNRPEVHMYFNQMLLTEYGITLQNITSELGTFTSQFTSGVNFKQGTDEYEIVIKEKLPDGVEEEDNTKGIEDLRRLQVSNNQGATYDMDELADMVYAEGMASITRVNQEKQIELTYSFVDEASDSKDLLEAYRLEIDDIIGAYKLPSGVAVEVIHEEDQYSEFKFLIAAAFILILMILASVFESVSTPFVLIFSIPLAAIGSFLALIFTGNSLFNANTLMGFIILIGVVVNNGIILIDYTNILRKRGYRKSRALMAAGLSRVRPILITAITTIVALFPLAMGQAEYVGAIGAPFAITVIGGLALSTLLTLVFIPTLYAGMETALDWIKSLHLGLKIGMLTVFIIGAVLIYLKVDSFVWQLLDFILLIVLVPGVVAFTMTSLRQASEKVVDENEPIRIKVRRLVKIYDRDSRFVREWKSGLRIRERAGLTKDYKHLRDFSDLVWQIPLFIFVAYFTFFYIESHVWMWVLSHGVFFFLFLLRVPLNQVLINKHEATGKTFYLKLNKWIYNLIFWIVPLVFLLYFYKDWDNLGMVIFIAIIWYILLVFYATAEYIHNKEVNIARIEGRFGVLRRGYFNMVRQIPVIGKRKKPFRALNGVSLEIKTGMFGLLGPNGAGKSTMMRIITGVLEQSYGKIWINGMDTQKYREELQGLIGYLPQAFGTYENMSAWEFLDYQAILKGIKDTKTREDRLEYVLKSVHMWERRTDKIGAFSGGMKQRIGIAQILLNLPRILVVDEPTAGLDPRERIRFRNLLVELSRERIVIFSTHIIEDISSSCNQVAVINRGNLKYFGTPNDMVNMGNNFVWQFSVPAKEFDSMANKQMIVHHMRDGENIKMRCLAKEKPAPDAVSVLPNLEDAYLCLLKDFV from the coding sequence ATGAAATTCATTATCAACAGAAAAATATTCATCAGTATGCTGTTTCTGGGATTAACCATGTTGGGTTACATCTCTTACAAACAGTTGCCGGTGGAACTTATGCCAAATGCCGAGCTCCCGATGCTGTATGTTCAGATCCAGTCGCGGATTGAAGTGGATCCAACCTATCTGGAAAATCAGGCCGTTATTCCGGTTGAAGGAGCGATCGGTACCATGGAAGGTATTGAGGATATGGAGTCGTCTATTAATAACCGCTCGGCATCCATACAGGTAAATTTTAAACAGAACGTCAACTTTAAATACACTTTCCTGAAACTACAGGAGAAGATTGATCTGATTGCTGGCGAGCTAGATGATAACTTTATTGTAACGGTTAACCGTGTTGATCTGGATCAGCTTTCCAATCAGTTTATGGAGTTGCAAATACGTGGTAGCGGAGGAGTTGATCGCGTTCGAAATATCGTTGATCAGGAAGTTACCTCCCAAATGGAAAATATCGATGGGGTGGCTTCTGTGTCGGTTTTCGGTGGTAAAGAGCGTTCGATTGAAGTAACTTACGATGCAGGTGCCTGTGAGGCCTACGGAATTACACCGGCACAAATTCGGAGTGCTATTTCGGGCAATTCTACCAACCGAACTTTTACTGGTTACCTGCACGATGCGCAGAAACAATATTTTGTGCATGTTACTGCCGAATACGATAAAGTTTCAGATATCGAAAATATAGTTGTGGCCGATGGCCCAATTTATTTAAAAGATGTTGCCGATGTATTTTTTGGCGTAAAAGAAGAAACATCGATTAGTCGTATAAACGGATTGGATGCGGTTTCGATGAGCTTGGTTAGCGATTCGCAGGCCAATCTTATCGAACTGTCGCATAACGTACAGGAAGAGATTGCGGAATTAAACAAAAAGCTGGCAGCTAAAGATGTCGAAATTGTGGTTCAGACCAACCAGGCAGAAACCATGGAGAAAAACATCGATCAGATTATTGATCTGGCGCTGGTTGGAGGTTTTCTGGCCATTTTTGTACTTTGGATGTTCCTGAAAAATCTGCGCATTGTTTCATTTATTGCACTGGCCATTCCAATTTCGGTATTTACCGCATTCAACCTGTTTTACGCTTTCAATATTTCGCTGAACAGTTTAACGCTGGTTGGTCTTGTTTTGGCCATTGGTATGCTGCTCGACAATAGTATTGTGGTGCTCGAAAATATTTACCGGCTCTCGGGGAATAAAATGAGTCCCGAGCAATCGGTAACCCAGGGTACGAAAGAGGTTTGGCGTTCGATTGTAGCGGCAACGCTTACTACTGTAACCGTATTTTTGCCTTTTGTTTTCGCTTCCGATTACATGGTAAAACTGCTGGGGAATCACGTAGGAGTTTCTATTATTTCCACACTCATTGTTTCGTTATTTGTGGCTTTACTGCTCATTCCAATGGCCGCCCACGTGTTGTTACGTAAAAAGCGGGAACATAATGTGTTTTACGAAAAAGTAACCACCAATAACCGTATTGTACAAATTTACATTCTGCTGCTAAAAGCCAGTATGCGTGTTCCTGCGCGTACTATTATTGGTGCTTTGGTGTTCTTCTTCTTAACCGTATTTATTGTGTTGGCAATTAGTGTTACCAACCTGCAGGAGGTTGATGAAGAGGAATTCAATATTTACGTTACCATGCCAACCGGTACAACACTGGAAGCAACAGACAAAGTAGTTTCCGATGTGGAAAGTCGACTGGAAGACATTGCTGAAAAGCAGGATCTGTCGGCCAATATCGAGGCCGAAGAGGCAATTCTGACATTCATACTACGCGATGATTACAAAGATATTGATGACCGTACCATTGCCGAAATCAAAAAAGATGTGGAAGATCGTCTTCGTAATGTTTCGCAGGGAGAAGTAGGACTTCAGGCGCCTATGTCGAGTGCGCGGTTCCGTGGTGGCGGTGGCGGCGGTGGCCTTTCAGGTATGCAGGGATTTCAGCAATTTATGGGAATTGGCTCAGATCAGGAACGTGTTGTAATAAAAGGTGAAAATTTTGAAGTGATGAAAGGTGTGGCTGAAGACTTGCTTTACTACATCGAAGACCTTGAAACAATTAGTCGGGCAAATATTAGCGTGGCAAACAACCGACCGGAAGTGCACATGTATTTCAATCAGATGTTGTTGACTGAATATGGAATTACACTTCAGAATATAACATCGGAGTTAGGAACATTTACAAGCCAGTTTACCTCGGGTGTGAATTTTAAGCAGGGAACGGATGAATATGAAATCGTAATAAAGGAAAAATTACCCGATGGAGTTGAAGAAGAGGATAATACAAAAGGGATTGAAGATCTTCGTCGACTTCAGGTAAGCAATAACCAGGGGGCTACTTACGATATGGACGAACTGGCCGATATGGTTTATGCCGAAGGAATGGCCAGCATTACCCGTGTTAATCAGGAAAAGCAGATTGAGTTAACCTACAGTTTTGTTGACGAAGCCAGCGACTCGAAAGATCTGCTGGAAGCTTATCGACTTGAAATTGATGATATAATTGGTGCTTATAAATTACCTTCGGGAGTTGCTGTGGAGGTTATACACGAAGAGGATCAGTATTCCGAATTTAAGTTTCTGATTGCTGCTGCATTTATACTTATTTTAATGATTCTGGCATCGGTTTTCGAATCGGTATCAACGCCGTTTGTACTGATTTTCTCTATTCCCCTCGCTGCCATTGGATCATTTCTGGCACTGATTTTTACAGGAAACAGCTTGTTTAACGCTAACACATTGATGGGCTTTATTATCCTGATTGGAGTGGTGGTGAACAACGGAATTATTTTAATTGATTATACCAACATTCTCCGAAAGCGGGGCTACCGAAAATCGCGTGCCTTGATGGCCGCAGGACTTTCGCGTGTTCGCCCAATATTAATTACAGCCATTACTACCATTGTCGCATTATTCCCGCTGGCAATGGGGCAAGCCGAATATGTTGGTGCCATTGGAGCGCCGTTTGCCATTACTGTAATTGGCGGTTTGGCGTTAAGTACACTGCTTACATTGGTTTTTATTCCAACATTATATGCCGGAATGGAAACTGCTCTCGACTGGATTAAGTCGTTACATCTAGGCTTAAAAATCGGCATGTTAACAGTGTTTATCATCGGAGCCGTTCTTATCTACCTGAAAGTGGATAGCTTTGTTTGGCAACTGCTTGATTTTATATTGTTGATTGTTTTGGTGCCGGGTGTTGTGGCCTTTACAATGACCAGTTTGCGACAGGCCAGTGAGAAAGTTGTGGATGAGAACGAACCGATAAGAATAAAAGTAAGAAGGTTGGTGAAAATTTACGACCGCGATTCGCGTTTTGTGCGCGAGTGGAAATCGGGGTTAAGAATTCGCGAACGTGCCGGGCTGACGAAAGATTATAAACATCTGCGCGATTTTTCAGATCTCGTTTGGCAAATACCGCTGTTTATTTTTGTGGCTTACTTCACTTTCTTCTACATCGAAAGCCATGTTTGGATGTGGGTGCTATCGCATGGAGTTTTCTTCTTCCTTTTCTTATTAAGGGTGCCGCTAAACCAGGTGCTGATTAATAAGCATGAAGCAACAGGCAAAACTTTTTACCTTAAACTGAATAAGTGGATCTATAACCTGATATTCTGGATTGTACCGCTTGTTTTCCTTCTCTATTTCTATAAAGACTGGGATAATCTGGGCATGGTGATTTTCATTGCAATTATCTGGTATATTTTGCTGGTTTTCTACGCAACCGCAGAGTACATTCACAATAAAGAGGTAAATATTGCCCGTATTGAAGGACGTTTTGGAGTGCTGCGTCGTGGTTACTTTAACATGGTTCGCCAAATTCCGGTTATCGGAAAACGCAAGAAACCTTTCCGTGCATTGAACGGTGTTTCGTTGGAGATTAAAACAGGTATGTTTGGTTTACTTGGACCGAACGGTGCCGGTAAATCAACCATGATGCGGATTATTACCGGTGTGCTCGAACAGAGTTACGGAAAGATATGGATTAACGGAATGGATACCCAAAAATACCGCGAGGAGTTGCAGGGTTTGATCGGTTATTTGCCACAGGCCTTTGGTACTTACGAAAATATGTCGGCCTGGGAGTTCCTCGATTACCAAGCTATTCTGAAAGGAATAAAAGATACCAAAACACGCGAAGACCGCTTGGAATATGTACTTAAAAGTGTTCATATGTGGGAGCGCCGCACAGATAAAATCGGTGCCTTCTCGGGAGGGATGAAACAACGTATTGGTATTGCACAAATTTTGCTGAATCTGCCACGCATTTTGGTGGTTGACGAGCCTACTGCCGGTCTTGATCCACGGGAACGTATTCGTTTCCGGAACTTGCTGGTAGAGCTGAGCCGCGAGCGGATTGTTATTTTCTCTACCCACATTATCGAGGATATTTCGAGCTCGTGTAACCAGGTAGCGGTAATTAACCGTGGTAACCTGAAGTATTTCGGAACACCAAACGACATGGTGAATATGGGTAATAATTTTGTTTGGCAGTTCTCTGTTCCGGCTAAGGAATTTGATAGTATGGCCAATAAACAAATGATTGTTCACCATATGCGCGATGGCGAAAATATTAAGATGCGTTGTTTGGCGAAAGAAAAGCCCGCACCCGATGCGGTTAGTGTATTGCCAAATCTCGAGGATGCTTATTTGTGTTTGTTAAAAGACTTTGTTTAA
- a CDS encoding transposase — protein sequence MKTNSRPAPRLQRGARIQSIVSTFIFTFKTKMPADNYFISDQNASYFLTFTVVNWLDVFTRKEYKIAVVDSLNYCIKNKGLTVFAWCLMSNHLHLVCRAKERNSISAIVRDFKKFTSKAIVKMIQEIPESRRDWLLYHFESAGKFDNRIQHFKFWQETNHAVLLDTSEKIDQRINYTHENPVKALIVAQAHEYLFSSAIDYSGTKGLVDVETDV from the coding sequence TTGAAGACTAATTCTCGCCCTGCCCCTCGTTTGCAACGAGGGGCTCGCATTCAGTCGATTGTATCGACATTTATCTTTACCTTTAAAACAAAAATGCCCGCAGACAATTATTTCATCTCCGACCAAAACGCAAGCTACTTTTTAACATTTACTGTTGTTAACTGGCTTGATGTGTTTACAAGAAAAGAATATAAAATCGCAGTTGTTGATTCGCTCAATTACTGCATAAAAAACAAAGGCTTAACTGTTTTTGCCTGGTGTTTAATGTCGAATCATTTACATCTGGTATGTCGTGCTAAGGAAAGAAATAGTATTAGTGCAATAGTTCGCGATTTTAAAAAGTTTACCTCTAAAGCTATTGTGAAAATGATTCAGGAAATACCGGAAAGCAGGAGAGATTGGTTGCTGTATCATTTTGAATCTGCCGGGAAGTTTGACAACCGGATTCAGCACTTTAAATTTTGGCAGGAGACAAATCATGCAGTGCTGCTGGACACTTCAGAAAAGATTGATCAGCGCATAAACTATACACATGAGAATCCGGTTAAGGCCTTGATTGTCGCTCAGGCGCATGAATATTTGTTCAGCTCGGCCATTGATTATTCAGGGACGAAAGGCTTGGTGGATGTTGAAACTGATGTTTAG
- a CDS encoding IS3 family transposase: protein MYPLTSKAVLCGLFGFSRQAWYDSKKRQSGLQMQEVFILTLVKELRGDHPRMGAEKLHHLIAPQLQDHNIKYGRDKFYYLLREHGLLVKRKRRGPKTTNSNHFYRKYSNLIREIELLSSGRLWVSDITYIRTEKGFVYLSLVTDAYSKKIVGWCLWPDLTSEGALNALRMAVAGEGVKQGLIHHSDRGIQYCCNDYVNFLKGSKINISMTENGDPYENAIAERVNGILKDEYDLNHTFSDYREALEATKVAVYKYNNKRPHRSVDFMFPTDAHLHTGVLKKHWKKRHYKANAETGESLQSVPANQD from the coding sequence ATGTACCCGCTAACAAGCAAAGCGGTACTGTGCGGACTGTTTGGGTTTAGCCGTCAGGCCTGGTACGACAGCAAAAAGCGCCAGTCGGGGCTTCAAATGCAGGAAGTATTTATATTAACATTGGTAAAAGAGCTGCGTGGGGATCACCCTCGCATGGGGGCCGAGAAGCTCCATCATTTGATAGCGCCGCAGTTACAGGACCATAATATTAAATATGGACGTGACAAATTCTACTACCTTTTGCGCGAACACGGTTTATTGGTAAAACGTAAAAGAAGAGGACCTAAAACCACGAATTCGAACCATTTTTACCGTAAATATTCCAACCTGATCCGGGAGATAGAACTACTCAGCTCAGGGCGCTTATGGGTGAGCGACATTACCTATATCCGCACCGAAAAAGGCTTTGTTTACCTTTCACTGGTAACCGATGCCTATTCGAAGAAGATAGTAGGCTGGTGCCTCTGGCCCGATTTAACCAGCGAAGGGGCATTAAACGCCTTGCGTATGGCAGTTGCAGGCGAGGGAGTGAAACAAGGTCTCATCCATCATTCTGACCGGGGGATACAATACTGTTGTAACGACTATGTGAACTTTCTGAAGGGCTCGAAAATAAATATCTCGATGACCGAAAACGGCGATCCGTACGAAAATGCAATAGCCGAAAGGGTTAATGGGATTTTAAAGGACGAATACGATTTAAACCATACATTTTCTGATTATCGGGAAGCGCTTGAAGCCACAAAAGTTGCGGTGTACAAATACAACAACAAACGGCCTCACCGCAGCGTAGACTTCATGTTTCCAACAGATGCACACTTGCATACAGGAGTACTAAAAAAACACTGGAAAAAGCGGCATTATAAGGCGAATGCGGAAACAGGGGAAAGCCTGCAGAGTGTTCCTGCAAACCAGGATTAA
- a CDS encoding AMP-binding protein: MRDQTLAKLFTTAFHENWEELAFSDFEGEDFTYKDIAGTIKSLHLFYQLAGLQRGDKIAVLGRNSSQWAATFMSALSAGLVIVPILPDFNKSDTNHIINHSESKLVIGATALLEKVDLELSEKLQAIIKLEDFSLYAAKDENIQYKLNDGFQYYKENSLSKEAFVFEEWESEEICIISYTSGTSGFTKGVMIPERSLLSNVIFAQEHMPLVPGNKIVSFLPMAHVYGLLFEFLFPVSKGCHITFLSKMPSPAVITKAFGEIKPHLILSVPLVIEKIYKKRILPAIEKPSVKFMLKVPIISTMILKKIRTKMIETFGGRFFEIVIGGAPLSSDVEAFFKRINFPFTIGYGMTECGPLISYEAWDKTMPSSAGTLVDRMEVRIDSEDPYNVVGEIQVKGENVMLGYYKNEKETKAVFTEDGWLKTGDLGVIDKNNFIYIRGRSKNMLLGPSGQNIYPEEIEAKLCNQSYIAECVVVERDHKLVALVYPDFESMKTDNVDEKELPAIMAENQKKANAELPRYEHVSRIELVDEEFEKTPKRNIKRYKYV, from the coding sequence ATGCGTGATCAAACATTAGCAAAACTATTTACTACTGCTTTTCATGAAAATTGGGAAGAACTCGCCTTCTCCGATTTTGAAGGAGAGGATTTCACTTACAAAGACATTGCCGGAACCATAAAATCGTTGCACCTGTTTTATCAACTTGCCGGCTTACAACGCGGCGATAAGATTGCCGTTCTGGGAAGAAACTCATCGCAGTGGGCAGCCACTTTTATGTCGGCACTTTCTGCCGGGCTGGTAATTGTTCCTATTCTACCCGATTTTAATAAGAGCGATACCAACCACATTATCAACCACTCCGAATCGAAACTGGTTATTGGCGCAACTGCTCTTTTGGAAAAGGTTGACCTGGAATTATCGGAAAAACTGCAGGCAATAATTAAGCTCGAAGATTTTAGCTTATATGCCGCAAAAGATGAAAATATTCAATATAAACTCAACGACGGATTTCAATACTACAAGGAAAACAGTTTAAGTAAAGAAGCTTTTGTTTTTGAAGAATGGGAATCCGAAGAGATATGCATTATCTCGTATACATCGGGCACCTCCGGTTTTACAAAAGGAGTAATGATACCGGAGCGAAGCCTGCTATCGAACGTAATTTTTGCACAGGAACACATGCCTTTGGTCCCCGGAAATAAAATTGTTTCGTTTTTGCCAATGGCACACGTTTACGGCTTACTTTTCGAATTCTTATTCCCTGTTAGTAAAGGATGCCACATTACTTTCCTAAGCAAAATGCCTTCTCCTGCAGTTATCACAAAAGCTTTTGGCGAGATAAAACCACACCTTATTTTATCGGTTCCGCTGGTTATTGAAAAGATTTACAAAAAACGTATTCTTCCGGCTATTGAAAAACCTTCGGTAAAGTTTATGCTGAAAGTACCAATCATTTCAACTATGATTCTGAAAAAGATCAGGACAAAAATGATTGAAACATTTGGCGGGCGATTCTTCGAAATTGTTATTGGCGGTGCACCATTAAGCTCCGACGTTGAAGCTTTTTTTAAACGCATAAATTTCCCGTTTACCATTGGTTATGGAATGACAGAATGTGGGCCACTGATTAGTTACGAAGCATGGGATAAAACAATGCCCTCGTCGGCCGGAACGCTTGTCGATCGCATGGAAGTTCGAATTGATTCGGAAGATCCGTATAATGTGGTTGGCGAAATTCAGGTAAAAGGCGAAAATGTAATGCTGGGATATTACAAAAACGAAAAAGAAACAAAAGCCGTATTTACTGAAGACGGCTGGCTAAAAACCGGAGATCTGGGTGTAATCGATAAGAACAACTTCATTTACATTCGTGGACGATCGAAAAATATGTTGCTTGGCCCATCAGGACAAAATATATATCCCGAAGAAATTGAAGCCAAACTTTGCAACCAAAGTTATATCGCCGAGTGCGTGGTTGTTGAGCGCGACCACAAACTGGTGGCATTGGTTTACCCCGATTTTGAATCGATGAAAACAGATAATGTTGATGAAAAAGAACTTCCGGCAATAATGGCCGAAAACCAAAAGAAGGCCAACGCCGAGTTGCCACGTTACGAACATGTTAGCCGCATTGAACTGGTTGACGAAGAGTTCGAAAAAACGCCAAAACGAAATATAAAACGTTACAAATACGTATAA
- a CDS encoding mechanosensitive ion channel domain-containing protein, whose amino-acid sequence MNEQVTDYLEMAYDLLITYGLKVIAAIVVLILGFWIIKIITRRTAKIMEKRDFNVSVSGFLRSMINILLKVMLLISIAKMVGIETTSFIAVLGAAGLAVGMAMQGTLANFAAGVMILVFKPFKVGDLIVSQGHLGTVKEIHIFVTILLTPENKTVILPNAAVSGNDIVNYTTEGVIRVDMDFGISYGSNIKQAKDVLLKIIESHPKVLKDPAPFVGVKGLGDSSVNLAVRPYALPADYWAVYFDVYEAGKIALDEAGITIPFPQMDVHLNKLDS is encoded by the coding sequence ATGAATGAGCAAGTAACAGATTATCTTGAAATGGCTTATGATTTGCTAATTACCTACGGTTTAAAGGTAATTGCAGCCATTGTAGTTCTGATACTGGGTTTTTGGATTATTAAAATTATAACCCGGAGAACTGCAAAAATTATGGAGAAACGTGACTTTAATGTTTCGGTGAGCGGTTTTTTACGAAGTATGATAAACATTCTTCTGAAGGTGATGCTTTTGATTAGTATTGCCAAAATGGTAGGGATTGAAACCACGTCGTTTATTGCGGTACTTGGTGCTGCCGGACTTGCCGTAGGTATGGCCATGCAGGGAACCCTGGCGAATTTTGCTGCAGGAGTAATGATACTGGTTTTTAAACCCTTTAAAGTGGGCGACCTTATTGTTTCGCAAGGGCACCTTGGAACAGTTAAAGAGATACACATTTTTGTTACTATACTTTTAACGCCCGAAAACAAAACCGTGATTCTTCCAAACGCCGCGGTATCGGGCAACGATATTGTGAATTATACTACTGAAGGGGTGATAAGGGTGGATATGGATTTTGGAATTTCTTACGGATCGAATATAAAACAGGCTAAAGATGTGCTACTAAAAATAATTGAAAGTCATCCGAAAGTGCTGAAAGATCCGGCTCCTTTTGTTGGTGTAAAAGGCCTGGGCGACAGTTCTGTGAATCTGGCTGTTCGTCCCTATGCATTGCCTGCCGATTATTGGGCAGTATATTTTGATGTGTACGAAGCTGGAAAGATTGCACTTGATGAGGCCGGAATTACTATTCCTTTCCCGCAAATGGATGTGCATTTAAACAAACTGGATTCATAA
- a CDS encoding peptidase U32 family protein, whose translation MERRDVEIMAPVGSYESLMAAIQGGAGSVYFGVENLNMRSRSSNNFNLDDLRKIVRVATENKVKTYLTMNVEIFDGELDKMHEVIDAAKEAGVSAVIAADVSVIQYARSINLEVHISTQVNITNIEAVKFYSNFADVVVLAREMNLGRVWEISDQIKKQNITGPNGELMKIEMFVHGALCMATSGKCYLSLHEMNSSANRGACLQTCRRAYTVTDKETGAELEIDNEYIMSPKDLKTIHFLNKILDAGVSVLKIEGRARSAEYVKTVAQCYREAVDAYFDESFTEEKVEDWNNRLETVFNRGFWDGYYLGQRLGEWSKNYGSRASKRKLYIGKCTNYFKKIGVAEFKLETNNLKVGEEIVVTGPTTGVYQNTVSEIRFDLKPVDEGVKGQRISVPIDEVIRRADKLYKLVDASQVKERR comes from the coding sequence ATGGAAAGAAGAGATGTGGAAATAATGGCGCCTGTAGGTTCGTACGAATCGTTAATGGCAGCCATCCAGGGAGGAGCCGGATCGGTGTATTTTGGTGTTGAAAACCTCAACATGCGTTCGCGCTCGTCTAATAATTTTAATCTCGACGACCTGCGTAAAATCGTAAGAGTTGCCACCGAAAATAAGGTAAAAACTTACCTTACCATGAACGTGGAAATTTTCGACGGCGAACTGGATAAAATGCATGAAGTTATCGATGCCGCCAAAGAAGCCGGTGTTTCTGCAGTTATCGCAGCCGACGTTTCGGTTATTCAGTACGCGCGTTCGATTAATCTTGAAGTTCATATTTCAACGCAGGTAAATATTACCAACATCGAAGCCGTAAAATTTTACTCAAATTTTGCCGATGTAGTAGTGCTGGCACGCGAAATGAACCTTGGGCGCGTTTGGGAAATCAGCGATCAGATTAAAAAGCAAAATATTACCGGGCCAAACGGCGAACTGATGAAAATTGAAATGTTTGTGCACGGTGCGCTATGTATGGCTACCAGCGGAAAATGTTACCTCAGTTTGCACGAAATGAACTCGTCGGCAAACCGTGGTGCGTGTTTGCAAACTTGTCGCCGGGCTTACACGGTTACCGATAAGGAAACCGGTGCCGAGCTGGAGATCGACAACGAATACATCATGTCGCCCAAAGATTTGAAAACCATTCATTTTTTAAATAAAATACTCGATGCCGGCGTTTCGGTTCTTAAAATTGAAGGGCGTGCCCGTTCAGCCGAATACGTAAAAACCGTTGCGCAGTGTTACCGCGAGGCTGTTGATGCTTATTTCGATGAATCGTTTACCGAAGAGAAAGTGGAAGACTGGAACAATCGTTTAGAAACCGTGTTTAACCGCGGATTTTGGGATGGTTATTACCTTGGTCAGCGTTTGGGTGAATGGAGCAAAAACTACGGATCAAGAGCCAGTAAGCGCAAATTGTATATTGGGAAATGTACTAACTACTTCAAAAAAATCGGAGTTGCCGAGTTTAAGCTCGAAACCAATAACCTGAAAGTGGGGGAAGAGATTGTTGTTACCGGCCCAACAACAGGGGTTTATCAAAACACCGTTTCCGAAATTCGTTTCGATTTAAAACCGGTTGACGAAGGGGTGAAAGGGCAGCGTATCTCTGTGCCTATCGATGAAGTAATCCGCCGGGCCGATAAACTTTACAAGCTGGTTGATGCATCGCAGGTGAAAGAAAGACGATAG